The Niastella koreensis GR20-10 genome includes a window with the following:
- a CDS encoding copper amine oxidase yields MNLFPKRSVSIYTMALGASLLVQTAIQAQGPAIDTGLNKKLLAAPQGSIVELPGLLTEKLPMNAYQKIVQPGPQYLISDDPEYIRVPEGVAFREAVESGSVRLYVYNVNGVKEPEKINTKIIAVIKNTGKAPMHLRMLKFSSQKPTTSYFYAGKQGLADFFASTPQTTIRTIQPGSILAIDPAHEKNIVKYDELVHGFYEFVIDQPGEVSVLQTNTTSSTAASFARITNVLPSKSQSGAGRGIFGVSNYRLLTQNTIETKDGVSQIIVADGKQDGWVLGKESSSGRIATLAGNYGVLYNMEIKWKSTDGRGLALVTWNARSDNNQWCGAMANTMVVSKGKFKEGIIQLPADKLVTRKAPEAVLIQVFPPAANGEEQLIKLTYSPPGASCLPTPLVFIPVTME; encoded by the coding sequence ATGAACCTGTTTCCCAAAAGGTCAGTTTCCATATATACTATGGCGCTCGGCGCCTCCCTGTTGGTTCAAACCGCTATTCAGGCCCAGGGTCCTGCCATCGATACAGGATTAAATAAGAAATTACTGGCCGCTCCCCAGGGTTCTATAGTTGAACTGCCGGGACTGTTAACTGAAAAGCTTCCGATGAACGCTTATCAAAAGATTGTGCAGCCTGGCCCGCAGTACCTGATCTCCGATGATCCTGAATACATTCGGGTTCCTGAAGGCGTTGCCTTTCGGGAAGCCGTTGAATCAGGTTCCGTGCGGTTGTACGTGTATAATGTGAATGGCGTGAAAGAGCCGGAAAAGATCAACACCAAAATAATTGCGGTCATAAAAAATACAGGCAAAGCACCCATGCATTTGCGGATGCTGAAATTTTCTTCGCAAAAACCAACCACCAGTTACTTTTATGCAGGCAAACAGGGACTGGCCGACTTTTTTGCTTCTACTCCGCAAACCACTATCCGCACCATTCAACCCGGCAGTATCCTGGCAATAGATCCGGCGCATGAAAAAAATATTGTCAAATACGATGAACTGGTGCATGGCTTCTATGAATTTGTGATTGACCAACCTGGTGAAGTAAGCGTATTGCAAACGAACACCACTTCTTCCACCGCCGCCTCATTTGCCCGCATCACCAATGTGCTGCCTTCAAAAAGCCAGAGCGGCGCAGGCCGGGGCATTTTTGGGGTAAGCAATTACCGGTTGTTAACGCAGAACACCATCGAAACCAAGGATGGCGTTTCGCAGATCATTGTGGCCGATGGCAAACAGGATGGCTGGGTGCTGGGTAAAGAAAGCAGCAGCGGCCGCATTGCTACCCTGGCCGGCAACTACGGCGTATTGTATAACATGGAAATTAAGTGGAAGAGTACCGATGGCCGCGGTTTGGCCCTGGTTACCTGGAACGCCCGCAGCGATAACAACCAATGGTGCGGTGCAATGGCCAACACCATGGTGGTGAGCAAAGGCAAGTTCAAAGAAGGGATCATTCAATTACCTGCCGATAAACTGGTTACCAGGAAAGCGCCGGAAGCCGTGCTGATACAGGTGTTTCCGCCGGCAGCCAACGGTGAAGAACAACTGATAAAGCTGACCTATTCACCTCCAGGCGCCAGTTGTTTGCCCACTCCGCTGGTATTTATACCAGTAACCATGGAATAA
- a CDS encoding LacI family DNA-binding transcriptional regulator — MESVNIKKLAQLLNLSIATVSKALRDSYDISQETKDKVLALAKELNYQPNPHASFLRKQNSKTIAVIIPEIANNYFTLAINGIESVAQEKGYHVIIYLSHEDFHREVAFTKLLHTGRVDGVLISVSSTTTDYTHLHQLQDKGLPIVFFDRVCEHFNTVKVTTDDYQSAYLAASHLIEQGCKRIAHLAISQSLSIGSKRAKGYLQALQDNGITPAASLLIECTNDDEQDVKLIRDLLEQQQPDGIFAAIERYAIAGYELCDLLGLNIPGDVKIISFSNLQTASLLNPSLSTITQPAFEMGREAASMLLKKLEKKNFQLPDESIVIQSKLIARKSTMK, encoded by the coding sequence ATGGAATCAGTGAACATAAAAAAGCTGGCCCAGCTTCTTAATTTATCAATAGCTACCGTATCAAAGGCATTGCGTGATAGTTACGACATTAGCCAGGAAACCAAGGACAAGGTATTGGCCCTGGCCAAAGAGTTGAACTATCAGCCTAATCCCCATGCCAGTTTTCTGCGAAAACAGAACAGCAAAACCATCGCCGTCATTATACCGGAGATTGCCAATAACTATTTTACCCTGGCCATCAATGGCATTGAATCGGTAGCCCAGGAAAAAGGCTATCATGTGATCATTTATTTATCGCACGAAGATTTTCACCGCGAAGTGGCCTTTACCAAATTATTACACACCGGCCGGGTAGATGGCGTGCTGATCTCCGTTTCCAGCACTACAACTGATTATACTCATTTGCATCAGTTGCAGGACAAAGGCCTGCCCATCGTTTTCTTTGACCGGGTTTGTGAGCATTTCAACACCGTAAAAGTTACTACCGATGATTACCAAAGCGCCTACCTGGCAGCCAGTCATTTAATAGAACAGGGTTGCAAACGCATTGCCCACCTGGCTATTTCTCAAAGCCTGTCTATTGGCAGTAAAAGGGCCAAAGGCTATCTACAGGCCCTTCAGGATAATGGCATTACGCCGGCTGCATCGTTGTTGATCGAATGCACCAATGATGATGAACAGGATGTTAAACTGATTAGAGATCTGTTAGAACAACAACAACCTGATGGCATCTTTGCTGCCATTGAACGCTACGCCATTGCCGGTTATGAGTTGTGTGACTTGTTGGGTTTGAATATTCCCGGTGATGTAAAGATCATTAGCTTTAGCAATCTGCAAACGGCCTCGCTGTTAAATCCTTCCCTGTCTACCATTACCCAGCCTGCTTTTGAAATGGGCCGCGAAGCGGCAAGTATGTTGTTGAAGAAGCTGGAGAAGAAAAATTTTCAGTTGCCTGATGAGAGTATTGTGATTCAATCGAAGTTGATTGCGCGGAAGTCGACTATGAAATAA
- a CDS encoding NAD(P)/FAD-dependent oxidoreductase — protein sequence MKHDTVKLNKKAIIIGAGPAGLTAAYELLTRTNIKPVILEKTGDIGGISKTVNYKGNRIDIGGHRFFSKSDRVMDWWFQFMPLDKTTEGEVNINYQNRSRKLYPAETAGKAPVDKDKVMLLRRRLSRIYFLRQFFNYPLNLSAGTLRKLGLWRTIKIGFSYTFARLFPRRKERTLEDFMINRFGKTLYKTFFKDYTEKVWGVNCNEISAEWGAQRIKGVSITKAIAHALKRKNNDIRDIAQKNVETSQIERFLYPKLGPGQLWEEVARQIESMGGEIIFHQKITSLDNHKGGVTAVHSVNAETGESKTWEGDYFFSTMPVNELIGGMLGVPDDVREVAAGLLYRDFITVGLLLKQFSVPNKSTGSYQNLSLDDTWIYVQERDVKVGRLQIFNNWSPFLVKDPTTSWIGMEYFCNRDDEFWNQSEEVIKETAINELEKIGLARKEDLLDATVLRMEKTYPAYFGTYDRFDVIRNFVDGLQNLYLIGRNGMHKYNNSDHSMLTAMTAVDNIVAGIADKSNIWSINTEMEYHEEDKEMKNEK from the coding sequence ATGAAACACGACACTGTTAAACTCAACAAGAAAGCGATTATTATTGGTGCAGGACCGGCTGGTTTAACAGCTGCGTACGAACTACTTACACGCACAAACATAAAACCCGTCATCCTGGAAAAAACCGGGGACATCGGGGGCATCTCCAAGACCGTAAACTACAAAGGCAACCGCATCGATATCGGCGGACACCGGTTCTTCTCAAAATCAGACAGGGTAATGGATTGGTGGTTCCAGTTTATGCCGCTTGATAAAACAACCGAGGGCGAAGTAAATATTAACTATCAAAACCGGTCGCGTAAATTATATCCTGCTGAAACGGCAGGCAAAGCGCCTGTTGACAAGGACAAGGTAATGCTGTTGCGCCGCCGGTTGTCGCGCATCTATTTCCTGCGTCAGTTCTTTAATTATCCGCTCAATTTGTCGGCCGGTACCCTGCGCAAACTGGGGCTTTGGCGTACTATAAAAATTGGCTTCTCTTACACCTTTGCCAGGCTGTTTCCGCGGCGGAAAGAAAGAACGCTGGAAGACTTCATGATCAACCGGTTTGGTAAAACCTTATATAAAACCTTCTTTAAAGATTATACCGAAAAGGTTTGGGGCGTTAATTGTAACGAAATTTCTGCAGAGTGGGGCGCGCAGCGGATCAAAGGCGTATCCATTACCAAGGCAATAGCGCATGCACTGAAGCGTAAGAACAACGACATCCGGGATATTGCGCAAAAAAATGTAGAGACCAGCCAGATCGAACGCTTCTTGTATCCCAAACTGGGACCCGGCCAATTGTGGGAAGAAGTTGCCCGGCAGATCGAAAGCATGGGCGGTGAAATCATCTTCCATCAAAAGATAACAAGTTTAGACAATCATAAAGGCGGCGTTACAGCCGTTCACTCCGTAAATGCAGAAACCGGGGAATCGAAAACCTGGGAAGGCGATTACTTTTTCTCTACCATGCCCGTAAATGAATTGATTGGTGGCATGTTAGGCGTACCGGACGATGTACGGGAAGTTGCGGCTGGTTTGTTATACCGCGATTTTATTACGGTAGGTTTATTATTAAAGCAATTTTCTGTTCCCAATAAATCTACAGGCAGTTATCAAAATCTTAGCCTCGATGATACCTGGATCTATGTGCAGGAGAGAGATGTAAAAGTGGGCCGCCTGCAGATCTTTAATAACTGGAGTCCTTTCCTGGTAAAAGACCCCACCACCAGCTGGATTGGGATGGAATACTTTTGCAACCGGGATGACGAGTTCTGGAACCAGAGCGAAGAAGTAATTAAGGAAACCGCCATCAACGAACTGGAGAAGATCGGACTTGCCCGGAAGGAAGACCTGTTGGATGCCACCGTGCTGCGGATGGAAAAAACCTATCCGGCCTACTTTGGCACCTACGACCGTTTTGATGTTATCAGGAATTTTGTTGACGGTCTTCAAAATTTATATCTCATCGGCCGCAACGGCATGCACAAATACAACAACTCCGACCACTCCATGCTTACTGCTATGACGGCAGTAGACAACATCGTTGCCGGCATTGCCGATAAATCAAATATCTGGTCTATCAATACGGAGATGGAGTATCATGAAGAGGACAAAGAAATGAAGAATGAAAAATGA